The genome window ATGGGCCCGCTGCGCAGGCGCGAGCAGACGGCGGCCGCGGCGGCCGTGGGCGTCGACGACCTGCACTTCCTCGGCTACCCCGACGGCTACCTCGAGCCCACGCTGGCCCTGCGGCGCGACATCGCCCGGGTGATCAGGCAGGTCCGTCCCGACCGCATGGCGATCCCCAGCCCGGAGATCTGGTACGAGCGGCTGTACGCGTCCCACCCCGACCACCGTGCCGCCGGCACGGCCGCGTTCTCGGCGATCTACCCCGACGCACGCAACCCGTTCACCTTCCCCGAGCTGCTGGCCGAGGGACTGGAGGCCTGGACGGTCGCGGAGACCTGGCTGATGGCCCACCCGAAGACCAACCACACCGTCGACATCACCGACGTCTTCGACCGCAAGGTCGCCGCGTTGCGCGCGCACAAGAGCCAGACGGCGCACCACGACGACCTCGACGGCATGCTGCGCGGCTGGATGACCGGTGTCGCCAGGGAGAACGGCCTGCCCGAGGGCCGCCTCGCCGAGGCCTTCTTCACCCTCTCGACCGCCTAGCTGCGGGCAGGGGCTCCACTCGCGAGACTGACCGTGACCGAAGGAGCGACATGGCGACGTTCGACGAAGCCTTCCTGTTTCTGACACCGCCTGGGGCAGACCCCGCCGAGCAGGGCGTACGGGAGAACGACCTCGCCCGTAGCGTGTTCGTCCCGGTGTCGACGGACGACGAGGCCGCGGCGACGGCCGCCCGCCTCGCGTCGACCGGGCTCGACCTCGTCGAGCTGTACGGGTTCGGGCCACGTGCGGCCGCGAAGGTGTGGCAGGCGACGGGCGGCGAGGTGCCGGTCGGGGTCGTCGGCATCGAGGACCCCGAGCCCGTCACCGTCCGAGCGGTGATCACGCCCTCGCCCGGCGCCGACCCCGCGGTCGACCGCTACGTCCACGAGCACGCTGGCCACCGCATGACGATCATCTCCGTACCCGACCCGCAGGCCGTGCCGGAGACGGCGCTGCGGCTGGTCGAGGAGGGCGTCGAGCGGATCGACCTGTGCGGTGGGCTGGGGTTGCTGCCGGCTGCCGCCACCCTCGAGGCGGTCGCGGGACGCGCGGTCGTCGGCACCGTGATGTTCGGCTTCGAGTCCCTACCGGCCGTCGCCGCCTACCGCGAACGCTTCGAGCAGGCGCTGGCCGGATGACCGTCCGCACAGGCGAGGGTCAGACCAGGCGGCGGTCGGCGGCCCAGCGGCTCAGCTCGTGGCGGTTGGAGAGCTGCAGCTTGCGCAGCACGGCCGACACGTGGGTCTCGACGGTCTTCACCGAGATGAAGAGCTCCTTCGCGACCTCCTTGTACGCGTACCCGCGGGCGATCAGCCGCATGACCTCGCGCTCGCGCGGGCTCAGCCGGTCGAGATCGGGGTCGATCGGCGGCACGTCGGTGGAGGAGAACGCGTCGAGGACGAAGCCCGCGAGCCGCGGCGAGAACACCGCGTCGCCGTCGGAGACCCGCCTGATCGCCGCGGCGAGCTCGGTGCCCGAGATGGACTTCGTGACGTAGCCGCGGGCTCCGGCGCGGATGACCGCGATGACGTCCTCGGCGGCGTCGGAGACCGACAGCGCCAGGAACTTCAGCTCCGGGTGCTTCGGCAGCAGCCGCTGCAGCACCTCGCGTCCGCCGCCGCCCGGCATGTGCACGTCGAGCAGGACGACGTCGACCTCCGTGGCCTCGATCACCACACACGCCTCTTCG of Streptosporangiales bacterium contains these proteins:
- a CDS encoding PIG-L family deacetylase, whose translation is MAEETEVKRALVLAAHPDDIDFGAAGSVATWTEAGIAVSYCLVTDGDAGGFDPDFPREEMGPLRRREQTAAAAAVGVDDLHFLGYPDGYLEPTLALRRDIARVIRQVRPDRMAIPSPEIWYERLYASHPDHRAAGTAAFSAIYPDARNPFTFPELLAEGLEAWTVAETWLMAHPKTNHTVDITDVFDRKVAALRAHKSQTAHHDDLDGMLRGWMTGVARENGLPEGRLAEAFFTLSTA
- a CDS encoding response regulator, giving the protein MSDEADGTLPRVVIVDDHRMWRSGVRAELGGNVEIVGEAGDVEEACVVIEATEVDVVLLDVHMPGGGGREVLQRLLPKHPELKFLALSVSDAAEDVIAVIRAGARGYVTKSISGTELAAAIRRVSDGDAVFSPRLAGFVLDAFSSTDVPPIDPDLDRLSPREREVMRLIARGYAYKEVAKELFISVKTVETHVSAVLRKLQLSNRHELSRWAADRRLV